From a single Alloactinosynnema sp. L-07 genomic region:
- the glgB gene encoding 1,4-alpha-glucan branching protein GlgB yields the protein MTPTVLPSVTVTPSVPSHTVDAAPVATDPDDLDRLLAGAHHNPHGVLGAHPTSDGTVVRVLRPGAVEVVVLADGSRYRLNNSCGLFAGLIPHSLDDYRLDVTYPDSTHEIADPYRWSPTVGEFDLHLIGEGRHERLWEVLGAHPRCLDAAGGPVEGTSFAVWAPTARGVRVCGDFDHWDGRATPLRSLGSSGVWELFVPGIAPGTRYKFRVLGADGVWHEKADPMAFATEMPRATASVVHQSVHQWHDDAWMARRAVTDWSREPVSVYEVHLGSWRQGLTYRELAEQLADYVERHGFTHVQLLPVAGHPFAGSWGYQVTSYYAPTPRFGSPDDFRYFVDHFHSRGIGVLVDWVPAHFPRDEWALARFDGSTLYEHADPRRGEHPDWGTLIFDFGRAEVRNFLVANALYWLEEFHVDGLRVDAVASMLYLDYSREDGQWYPNEHGGRENLDAVRFLQELNATAYRNHPGIMMIAEESTSWPGVTQPTHLGGLGFGLKWNMGWMHDTLRYLGHDPIHRSHHHDEMTFSLLYAFSENFMLPLSHDEVVHGKGSLWSRIPGDDWNKAAGLRALYAFMWAHPGKQLLFMGGEFGQTSQWSAENSLDWPQRETPLHAGLARLVTDLNTTYRHAPALHTADNTPDGFSWIAADDHAGNVLSFLRAGADGSTIACVANFAGIPHNRYRIGLPTGGQWREILNTDHTRYGGSDMGDSGRLHAESLSWHGRPYSVEITLPPSGVLWLAPIS from the coding sequence GTGACGCCCACTGTGCTGCCCAGCGTGACTGTGACGCCGAGCGTGCCGTCCCACACCGTCGACGCCGCCCCGGTGGCCACCGACCCCGATGACCTCGACCGACTGCTGGCGGGCGCACACCACAACCCGCACGGCGTTCTCGGCGCGCACCCGACGTCGGACGGCACGGTCGTGCGGGTGCTGCGCCCCGGGGCCGTCGAGGTCGTCGTCCTCGCCGACGGATCGCGCTACCGCCTGAACAACAGCTGTGGCCTGTTCGCGGGACTGATTCCGCACTCCCTGGACGACTACCGGCTCGACGTGACCTATCCCGACAGCACCCACGAGATCGCCGACCCATACCGCTGGTCGCCGACGGTGGGGGAGTTCGATCTGCACCTCATCGGCGAGGGAAGGCACGAACGGCTGTGGGAGGTCCTCGGCGCCCATCCCCGGTGCCTCGACGCCGCGGGCGGCCCGGTCGAGGGCACCTCGTTCGCGGTGTGGGCGCCGACCGCCCGCGGTGTGCGGGTCTGCGGGGACTTCGACCACTGGGACGGCCGCGCCACACCACTGCGGTCGCTGGGTTCCTCGGGGGTGTGGGAGCTGTTCGTGCCGGGCATCGCCCCGGGGACGCGCTACAAGTTCCGCGTCCTCGGCGCCGACGGCGTCTGGCATGAGAAAGCCGACCCGATGGCGTTCGCCACCGAGATGCCGCGGGCGACCGCGTCGGTGGTCCACCAGTCGGTGCACCAGTGGCACGACGATGCCTGGATGGCCCGGCGGGCGGTCACCGACTGGAGTCGGGAGCCGGTGAGCGTCTACGAGGTCCACTTGGGATCGTGGCGACAAGGGCTGACCTACCGGGAACTCGCCGAGCAACTCGCCGACTACGTCGAGCGGCATGGATTCACCCACGTGCAGCTGCTCCCGGTGGCGGGGCACCCGTTCGCGGGTTCCTGGGGCTACCAGGTCACCTCCTACTACGCGCCGACACCACGCTTCGGCTCGCCCGACGACTTCCGATACTTCGTCGACCACTTTCACAGCCGGGGGATCGGGGTGCTGGTCGACTGGGTACCCGCCCACTTCCCCCGCGACGAATGGGCCCTCGCGCGTTTCGACGGCAGCACCCTCTACGAACACGCCGATCCGCGACGCGGCGAACACCCCGACTGGGGGACGCTGATCTTCGACTTCGGTCGGGCGGAGGTTCGCAACTTCCTTGTCGCCAACGCTCTCTACTGGCTCGAAGAGTTCCATGTGGACGGTCTGCGGGTCGATGCCGTCGCCTCGATGCTGTACCTCGACTACTCCCGCGAGGACGGCCAGTGGTACCCGAACGAACACGGCGGCCGGGAGAACCTCGACGCCGTGCGGTTCCTGCAGGAACTCAACGCCACCGCCTACCGGAACCACCCCGGCATCATGATGATCGCCGAGGAATCCACCTCATGGCCCGGCGTCACCCAGCCGACCCACCTCGGCGGGCTCGGATTCGGCCTCAAATGGAACATGGGCTGGATGCACGACACCCTGCGCTACCTCGGCCACGACCCCATCCACCGCTCCCACCACCACGACGAGATGACGTTCTCCCTGCTCTACGCGTTCAGTGAGAACTTCATGCTCCCGCTGTCCCATGACGAAGTCGTCCACGGCAAAGGCTCCCTCTGGAGCCGCATACCCGGCGACGACTGGAACAAGGCGGCGGGCCTGCGCGCCCTGTACGCGTTCATGTGGGCCCACCCCGGCAAGCAACTCTTGTTCATGGGCGGCGAATTCGGGCAGACCAGCCAATGGTCGGCCGAGAACTCACTCGACTGGCCCCAACGGGAAACACCGCTGCACGCGGGCCTGGCGCGACTCGTCACCGACCTCAACACGACCTACCGCCACGCGCCCGCGCTCCACACCGCCGACAACACCCCCGACGGCTTCTCGTGGATCGCCGCGGACGACCACGCAGGCAACGTCCTTTCCTTCCTCCGCGCAGGAGCCGACGGCTCGACCATCGCCTGCGTCGCCAACTTCGCCGGCATCCCACACAACCGCTACCGGATCGGTCTGCCCACCGGCGGCCAATGGCGCGAGATCCTCAACACCGACCACACCCGCTACGGCGGATCCGACATGGGCGACTCCGGCAGGCTCCACGCTGAATCTCTGTCATGGCACGGCAGGCCGTACTCCGTGGAAATCACGCTGCCCCCTTCCGGCGTCCTCTGGTTGGCGCCGATAAGCTGA
- the treS gene encoding maltose alpha-D-glucosyltransferase yields the protein MPDIQNPATADPEWFKSAVFYEVLVRAFSDSNGDGTGDLRGLADKLDYLAWLGVDCLWLPPFYASPLRDGGYDISDFRAVLPEFGTIDDLVHLLNEAHSRGMKVITDLVLNHTSDAHKWFQESRRDPDGPYGDYYVWSDTDEAYADARIIFVDTETSNWTYDPVRGQFYWHRFFSHQPDLNYENPEVAEAMLDVLRFWLDIGIDGFRLDAVPYLFEQEGTNCENLKATHDYLKACRKVVDDEFPGRVLLAEANQWPADVVEYFGDETVGGDECHMAFHFPLMPRIFMAVRRESRFPISEILAQTPAIPAGAQWGIFLRNHDELTLEMVTDEERDYMYAEYAKDPRMKANIGIRRRLAPLLDNDSNQMELFTALLLSLPGSPVLYYGDEIGMGDNIWLGDRDAVRTPMQWSPDRNAGFSRCDPARLYLPAIADPVYGFQAVNVEAQMNNTSSLLHWTRRMLQVRSKHTAFGLGDFVELGASNPTVLAFLRRHRRDVVMCVHNLSRFPQPVELDLSEFAGHTPVELTGCVQFPSIGELPYLLTLPGHGFYWFQLADIERGDGR from the coding sequence GTGCCTGACATCCAGAACCCCGCGACGGCTGATCCCGAGTGGTTCAAGAGTGCCGTCTTCTACGAGGTCCTCGTGCGCGCGTTCAGCGACTCCAATGGCGACGGCACCGGCGACCTGCGCGGGCTGGCCGACAAGCTGGACTACCTGGCCTGGCTCGGCGTCGACTGCCTGTGGCTGCCGCCGTTCTACGCCTCCCCGCTGCGCGACGGCGGCTACGACATCAGCGACTTCCGCGCGGTGCTGCCCGAGTTCGGCACCATCGACGACCTCGTCCACCTGCTGAACGAAGCACACTCGCGCGGGATGAAGGTCATCACCGATCTCGTCCTCAACCACACTTCCGATGCCCACAAGTGGTTCCAGGAGTCGCGCCGCGACCCGGACGGTCCCTATGGCGACTATTACGTGTGGTCTGACACCGATGAGGCCTATGCCGACGCGCGGATCATCTTCGTCGACACCGAGACGTCGAACTGGACCTACGACCCGGTCCGCGGCCAGTTCTACTGGCATCGGTTCTTCTCCCACCAGCCCGACCTCAACTACGAGAACCCCGAGGTCGCCGAGGCGATGCTCGACGTGCTGCGGTTCTGGCTGGACATCGGCATCGACGGCTTCCGCCTCGACGCCGTGCCCTACCTGTTCGAGCAGGAGGGCACCAACTGCGAGAACCTCAAGGCCACCCATGACTACCTCAAGGCCTGCCGCAAGGTCGTGGATGACGAGTTCCCCGGTCGGGTGTTGCTGGCCGAGGCCAATCAGTGGCCCGCCGACGTCGTCGAGTACTTCGGCGACGAGACCGTCGGTGGCGATGAGTGCCACATGGCGTTTCATTTCCCGTTGATGCCGCGGATCTTCATGGCGGTGCGTCGGGAGTCGCGGTTCCCGATCTCGGAGATCCTGGCCCAGACACCGGCGATCCCGGCGGGTGCCCAGTGGGGCATCTTCCTGCGCAACCACGACGAGCTGACCTTGGAGATGGTCACCGACGAGGAGCGCGACTACATGTACGCCGAGTACGCCAAGGACCCGCGGATGAAGGCCAACATCGGCATCCGCAGACGCCTGGCTCCGCTGCTGGACAACGACAGCAACCAGATGGAGCTGTTCACCGCCCTGCTGCTGTCGCTGCCCGGCTCGCCGGTGCTGTACTACGGCGACGAGATCGGCATGGGCGACAACATCTGGCTCGGCGACCGCGACGCGGTCCGCACGCCGATGCAGTGGTCACCGGACCGCAACGCGGGCTTCTCCCGCTGCGACCCCGCCCGCCTCTACCTGCCCGCGATCGCCGACCCCGTCTACGGCTTCCAAGCCGTCAACGTCGAAGCGCAGATGAACAACACCAGCTCCCTGCTGCACTGGACCCGCCGAATGCTCCAGGTCCGGTCGAAGCACACCGCGTTCGGTCTGGGCGACTTCGTCGAATTGGGGGCGTCCAACCCCACTGTGCTGGCGTTCCTTCGCAGGCATCGCCGCGACGTGGTCATGTGCGTGCACAACCTGTCCCGGTTCCCGCAACCGGTGGAGCTGGACCTCTCGGAGTTCGCGGGCCACACCCCGGTCGAACTCACCGGTTGCGTGCAGTTCCCGTCCATCGGCGAACTGCCCTACCTGTTGACGTTGCCTGGCCATGGGTTCTACTGGTTCCAGCTGGCCGACATCGAGCGGGGAGACGGCCGGTGA
- a CDS encoding alpha-1,4-glucan--maltose-1-phosphate maltosyltransferase yields the protein MIDDVFPVVSRGSHPAKAVVGEHVPLRATVWREGHDAVGATAAWRGPGDSGWRRIRMVPGAAGSDEFVATVVPDQLGAWSFRVEAWGDPWSTWRSAVVAKLAAGHDAESLENDLETGARLLDRVARRPGETRRSRLTEAAAALRDTGRALPERTGPALADPVAAVLDAQPLRDLLTTGVAHHIWVDRPRGSFGSWYEFFPRSTGGRDQAGRPVHGTLATAERALDRVAAMGFDVVYLPPIHPIGVVNRKGPGNSLTAGPGDVGSPWAIGSAAGGHDAIHPDLGTEVDFKAFVARAEELGMEVALDLALQCAPDHPWVIEHPEWFTTLPDGTVAFAENPPKKYQDIYPVNFDTAAPEALYREIRSVVVAWIERGVRVFRVDNPHTKPADFWHWLIWDIKSTHPDVLFLAEAFTRPARLHGLARLGFTQSYTYFTWRTQKHELIDFGNDLVAHAEETRPNLFVNTPDILHESLQRGGPSMFAIRAALAATLSPTWGVYSGFELFECEPAADGSEEYRDSEKYELRPRDYAAALAENRSLEPWLGTLNRVRRAHPALQQLRTLRFHDIDNDSLLAYSKTDPATGDAVVVIVTLDPHRPHEGTLRLGMEHLGLPQDAHFTAVDLVTGQEWGWSDTNYVRLDPAVAVAHIVSITRSGSGA from the coding sequence GTGATCGATGACGTGTTCCCCGTGGTGAGTCGTGGGAGCCATCCGGCGAAGGCCGTGGTAGGCGAACATGTGCCGCTGCGCGCGACGGTCTGGCGTGAGGGCCATGACGCGGTCGGGGCGACGGCGGCGTGGCGCGGCCCAGGTGACAGCGGATGGCGGCGGATCCGGATGGTTCCCGGCGCGGCCGGGTCCGACGAGTTCGTGGCCACGGTGGTGCCCGATCAGCTCGGGGCGTGGTCGTTCCGCGTCGAGGCATGGGGCGATCCCTGGTCGACCTGGCGGTCCGCGGTCGTCGCCAAACTGGCGGCGGGCCACGACGCGGAGTCGCTGGAGAACGATCTCGAGACGGGTGCGCGGCTGCTCGATCGGGTCGCGCGCAGGCCCGGCGAGACTCGGCGATCGCGGCTCACGGAAGCCGCCGCCGCGTTGCGGGACACCGGGCGTGCGCTGCCCGAGCGGACCGGCCCGGCGCTCGCCGACCCGGTCGCGGCCGTGCTGGACGCCCAGCCGCTTCGCGACCTGCTCACCACCGGAGTGGCGCACCACATCTGGGTCGACCGCCCTCGTGGGTCGTTCGGGTCCTGGTACGAGTTCTTCCCCCGTTCGACCGGCGGGCGGGATCAGGCAGGCCGTCCGGTGCACGGGACGTTGGCCACCGCGGAGCGTGCCCTGGATCGGGTGGCGGCGATGGGTTTCGACGTGGTGTACCTGCCCCCGATTCACCCGATCGGTGTAGTGAATCGCAAGGGCCCCGGCAACTCGCTCACCGCGGGTCCCGGCGATGTGGGGTCGCCGTGGGCGATCGGTTCGGCCGCGGGCGGCCATGACGCGATCCACCCTGACCTGGGCACAGAGGTGGACTTCAAGGCTTTTGTGGCGCGGGCCGAGGAGTTGGGCATGGAGGTGGCGCTGGACCTGGCGCTGCAGTGCGCACCGGATCACCCGTGGGTCATCGAGCACCCTGAGTGGTTCACGACCCTGCCGGACGGCACGGTCGCGTTCGCGGAGAACCCGCCGAAGAAATACCAGGACATCTACCCGGTCAACTTCGACACGGCCGCCCCCGAGGCGCTGTACCGGGAGATTCGCTCGGTTGTGGTGGCGTGGATCGAGCGTGGTGTCCGTGTGTTCCGGGTCGACAACCCGCACACCAAGCCCGCGGACTTCTGGCACTGGCTGATCTGGGACATCAAAAGCACCCACCCTGACGTGCTGTTCCTCGCGGAGGCGTTCACCCGCCCTGCGCGGCTGCACGGACTCGCCCGCCTCGGCTTCACCCAGTCCTACACCTACTTCACTTGGCGCACCCAGAAGCACGAGCTGATCGACTTCGGCAACGACCTGGTCGCCCACGCCGAGGAGACCCGGCCGAACCTGTTCGTCAACACGCCGGACATCCTGCACGAGTCGCTGCAGCGCGGCGGGCCGTCGATGTTCGCCATCCGGGCCGCGCTCGCCGCGACGCTGTCACCCACATGGGGCGTCTACTCCGGGTTCGAGCTGTTCGAGTGCGAACCCGCCGCGGATGGCAGCGAGGAGTACCGGGACTCGGAGAAGTACGAGTTGCGTCCCCGTGACTATGCGGCGGCACTCGCGGAGAACCGTTCGCTGGAACCCTGGCTGGGCACCCTCAACCGGGTCCGCCGCGCCCATCCCGCCTTGCAGCAGCTGCGGACGCTGCGATTCCACGACATCGACAACGACTCGCTGCTGGCCTACAGCAAGACCGACCCGGCCACCGGTGACGCGGTCGTCGTGATCGTCACCCTCGACCCCCACCGACCCCACGAGGGAACCCTGCGGTTGGGAATGGAGCATCTCGGGCTACCGCAGGACGCCCACTTCACCGCGGTCGACCTGGTCACCGGGCAGGAGTGGGGGTGGTCGGACACCAACTACGTCCGGCTCGACCCCGCGGTCGCGGTCGCGCACATCGTCTCGATCACCAGGAGCGGCAGCGGTGCCTGA
- a CDS encoding universal stress protein, translated as MVVGTDGSYLGDHAVRWAARHADLMGDMLHVYQSTVDDTVAQALLNYPTLPVTHFTDVLDPLSTLVTASADARTIVVGARGKHHPGLGLGHLIRPLVALAACPVVIVKGHPDAIHGHHTTVSVAIGDTADDAPLRCAVGIARGTGATLRILHAGPPAHGTIEWAMDTARSIAPDLSSAATHVPGPHHEIVAKVHDTDLLVIGRGRTPSLGRVTTEALFHAPCPVLVVDSTWQDTSPPAALNRPEGRRRRR; from the coding sequence ATGGTGGTCGGAACCGACGGTTCCTATCTCGGCGATCACGCCGTCAGGTGGGCGGCGCGGCACGCGGACCTGATGGGCGACATGCTGCACGTCTACCAATCGACGGTCGACGACACGGTCGCCCAAGCCTTGCTGAATTACCCGACGCTGCCCGTCACGCACTTCACCGATGTGCTCGATCCGCTTTCGACGCTGGTCACCGCGAGTGCGGACGCTCGGACCATCGTCGTGGGCGCCCGCGGCAAACACCACCCCGGCCTTGGGCTCGGCCACCTGATTCGTCCTCTGGTCGCGCTGGCGGCTTGCCCTGTCGTGATCGTCAAGGGACATCCGGACGCGATCCACGGCCACCACACCACCGTGTCCGTCGCCATCGGCGACACCGCCGACGACGCACCCCTGCGCTGCGCCGTCGGCATCGCCCGCGGAACAGGCGCCACCCTACGGATCCTGCACGCGGGCCCACCCGCGCACGGAACCATCGAGTGGGCCATGGACACCGCGCGAAGCATCGCACCGGACCTGAGCTCCGCTGCCACGCACGTCCCCGGCCCACACCATGAGATCGTCGCCAAAGTCCACGACACCGACCTCCTCGTCATCGGCCGTGGCCGCACACCCTCACTCGGAAGAGTGACCACCGAAGCGCTCTTCCACGCGCCGTGCCCGGTACTGGTCGTGGACAGCACGTGGCAGGACACAAGCCCGCCCGCCGCACTGAATCGACCTGAGGGCAGGCGTCGGCGGCGATAG
- a CDS encoding alpha/beta hydrolase, translating to MYRERPPLGIRMLRAIGKERDWPTMTTEELVAFRDAENRKRSSRFARVITGRPDRGATIRWQEVRLPDRGLQVRVYRPATEQDADLPLVLHVHGGGFVGTAVQSDWVNSHLAARLPAVVVSVEHRLLAPGTPLSAAVDDGWDVLRHVVRHAAEWGVDPARTAVFGESTGGLIAALAALRARESGLLLRAQVLVNPAVDLTETMFDHPSFIRHANSPTLTVEQLRLFHRLAVPPGTDPHAVSPLRADDLSGLAPALVVVPTLDPLADHGRRYAERLLKSGTPARLTEHAGATHAFLSMPGVVPQAKAARAEITEFLRGRFDG from the coding sequence ATGTACCGGGAACGGCCGCCCCTGGGCATCCGGATGCTGCGTGCCATAGGCAAGGAACGGGATTGGCCGACGATGACGACCGAGGAACTGGTCGCATTCCGTGACGCGGAGAACCGCAAACGGTCGTCCCGTTTCGCCCGGGTGATCACGGGGCGGCCGGACCGCGGCGCGACTATTCGGTGGCAGGAGGTGAGACTGCCGGATCGCGGGCTCCAGGTCCGGGTGTACCGGCCGGCGACCGAGCAGGATGCCGACCTGCCGCTGGTGCTTCACGTGCACGGCGGCGGGTTCGTCGGCACGGCGGTGCAGAGCGATTGGGTGAACAGCCACCTCGCCGCCCGGCTGCCCGCGGTCGTCGTCTCGGTCGAGCACCGTCTTCTCGCACCGGGGACTCCGCTGTCCGCGGCCGTGGACGACGGCTGGGACGTGCTGCGGCACGTCGTGCGGCACGCCGCGGAGTGGGGTGTCGACCCGGCGCGGACCGCGGTCTTCGGCGAGAGCACCGGCGGTTTGATCGCCGCGCTGGCCGCGCTCAGGGCCAGAGAGTCCGGCCTGCTTCTGCGGGCGCAGGTGTTGGTCAACCCAGCCGTCGACCTGACCGAGACGATGTTCGACCACCCCTCGTTCATCCGGCACGCGAACAGCCCGACCCTGACCGTGGAGCAGCTGCGGCTGTTCCATCGCTTGGCCGTCCCGCCGGGAACAGATCCCCATGCGGTGTCGCCGCTGCGTGCCGACGACCTGAGCGGGCTGGCCCCGGCGCTGGTGGTGGTGCCGACCCTCGACCCGCTGGCCGATCACGGCCGCCGCTACGCCGAACGGCTACTCAAGTCCGGCACGCCCGCGCGGCTCACCGAACACGCGGGCGCGACGCACGCGTTCCTCAGCATGCCGGGCGTGGTGCCGCAGGCCAAGGCCGCGCGGGCGGAGATCACCGAGTTCCTCCGTGGCCGCTTCGATGGCTGA